Proteins co-encoded in one Acipenser ruthenus chromosome 3, fAciRut3.2 maternal haplotype, whole genome shotgun sequence genomic window:
- the LOC117394640 gene encoding uncharacterized protein LOC117394640: MGIMDCKLLLGVVLCMLLPLDAKAQAPPGTFVNECRDRYFWLTTKRSFLIGGNFRFDIIGNDGIHPLDDRYAASCGFTYSVNIPGDLIFRASFFACHVSSNSDSEFSLRFRFVRIDQFSRETYYPFSMTCSTTKQWYPREIVCEENYMEISVRRNVPVIAQEGMDTEDWQAALPAAQEAILSVWQVVFHKTGQPAKSMNASVAQSRGYMINSTSSRILFRSPYNMPESEMLTVNGIQVEAIRATVFYKQRWMLLLVDTSAACTKNLGTFDGTHLAWVAPRVLTPLVLHIEKFQDKGIAMGVEGELLDLATIQRRNYELKVNETFIGISVPYGAEGGYLKSRVINNQYNRIYAIDLYLEHQWADDLWEATQHRSFKPVRTPSIAETPFVVNNTIPAEKVFTVTLGIFNPDVELKNFTINGVPLTLPEAINQGIVLTEVQHPNGTKSFVLKVPFTHPLIPQKYIGNGVREFTLNINYTLNIIPENAPYFHPATIVCQIKDVVLPVIKGSCTEKSLVFEVTRGNMDHLWAMYIEKHQLTSELAAQRGYILTNQTKFILEVPLFSIGCIYEDISLRGLFVRVELTLINIGTLSAVLSAVQRCQFPTKQLLVCMPNGVMTVVAVTMEPIPVVEPSKTTLLDKTCKPKEFDSTRALFTFSVNTCGTRSKIVENYLIYENEVVYTRALFPANAPVITRDSEYRLTIRCRYPLNDTMKLLAERKAVPAPYSKKSLGSLEFYPYSSEQRGHKARDVLNLKARLARDVTFSQFYREFPVSKSGLEPLFLEVVLLHHQNLADHLILRDCWATETPELDATPQWDLVTDGCLVSGDSKIRFHPVSASALTKSPHHLKRLEVQAQSVANRALWQQMYFHCLAVVCASEKAGVCNKTCIAGDKRSARSVELADSVKGYISAGPVQIVPEGEVASVQAAGATPPLVPYIPVLGVAVGVLLLAVVVFAAKAMRCWVSI, from the exons ATGGGTATCATGGATTGTAAACTCCTTTTAGG AGTTGTATTGTGTATGCTGTTACCTTTGGATGCGAAGGCGCAAGCGCCACCAG GGACCTTTGTTAATGAGTGTCGGGACCGATACTTCTGGCTGACGACGAAAAGAAGCTTCCTAATTGGCGGGAACTTTCGCTTCGATATCATTG GTAACGACGGCATTCACCCTCTGGACGATAGATACGCCGCATCCTGTGGCTTTACCTACTCTGTTAATATCCCCGGCGACCTGATATTCAGGGCTTCTTTCTTTGCTTGTCACGTCTCCAGCAAT aGTGATTCGGAGTTTAGCTTGAGGTTCCGTTTCGTTCGCATCGACCAGTTCAGCAGAGAGACTTACTACCCGTTCTCTATGACGTGCAGTACTACCAAGCAGTGGTACCCCCGCGAAATCGTCTGTGAAgagaactacatggag ATATCTGTAAGGAGAAATGTGCCAGTTATTGCTCAGGAGGGGATGGATACTGAAGACTGGCAAGCTGCTCTCCCTGCA GCCCAGGAAGCTATCCTGTCGGTGTGGCAGGTTGTGTTCCACAAGACCGGACAGCCAGCAAAATCCATGAATGCCTCCGTGGCCCAGTCTCGGGGCTACATGATCAACTCCACCTCCAGTAGGATCCTCTTCCGCTCGCCCTATAACATGCCGGAATCAGAAATGCTTACA GTTAATGGAATCCAAGTGGAAGCAATCCGGGCAACTGTCTTCTACAAGCAAAGGTGGATGCTGCTATTGGTGGACACTTCTGCTGCCTGTACCAAGA ATCTTGGCACTTTTGATGGTACACATTTGGCTTGGGTTGCACCCAGAGTCCTCACTCCACTGGTCCTGCATATAGAGAAGTTCCAGGACAAGGGTATTGCCATGGGTGTGGAGGGGGAGCTGCTTGACCTTGCCACTATCCAGAGACGGAACTATGAACTGAAAGTCAATGAGACCTTCATAGGAATCTCTGTTCCTTATGGCGCGGAGGGTGGCTACCTGAag AGTCGTGTTATAAATAACCAGTACAACCGGATCTACGCCATTGACCTGTACCTTGAGCACCAGTGGGCAGATGACCTGTGGGAAGCGACCCAGCACCGTTCTTTCAAGCCAGTCCGCACCCCCTCTATTGCCGAGACCCCCTTTGTCGTCAACA ATACCATCCCAGCAGAAAAGGTCTTCACAGTGACCCTTGGCATCTTCAACCCTGATGTTGAGCTGAAGAACTTCACCATCAATGGGGTTCCTCTGACCCTTCCTGAGGCCATCAACCAAGGCATTGTGCTAACTGAGGTCCAGCACCCCAATGGCACCAAGTCTTTTGTCTTGAAGGTCCCCTTCACCCACCCCCTCATCCCACAAAAG TATATTGGCAATGGTGTGAGGGAGTTCACATTGAATATCAACTACACCTTGAACATCATCCCTGAGAATGCGCCTTATTTCCACCCTGCCACCATTGTGTGTCAGATTAAGGATGTCG TACTTCCTGTGATCAAGGGCTCTTGTACTGAAAAGAGCCTAGTCTTTGAAGTGACGCGTGGGAACATGGACCACCTCTGGGCCATGTACATTGAGAAACACCAGCTTACCTCTGAGCTGGCGGCTCAACGGGGCTACATCCTCACCAACCAGACCAAGTTTATTCTAGAGGTGCCGCTCTTCAGTATCGGCTGCATCTATGAG GATATCTCTCTCCGAGGCCTCTTTGTTCGAGTAGAACTGACCCTAATCAATATTGGGACACTCTCGGCAGTGCTGTCAGCTGTACAGCGCTGTCAGTTTCCTACCAAGCAGCTGCTAG TGTGCATGCCTAATGGTGTGATGACGGTGGTGGCTGTCACCATGGAGCCCATACCAGTAGTGGAACCCAGCAAGACCACCCTGCTGGATAAGACCTGCAAACCCAAAGAGTTTGACTCAACCAGGGCTCTCTTTACCTTCAGTGTCAACACGTGTGGGACCAGGAGCAAG ATTGTGGAGAACTACCTGATCTATGAGAATGAGGTGGTGTATACCAGAGCTCTGTTCCCAGCCAATGCTCCAGTCATCACCAGGGACTCTGAATACAG GCTGACCATCCGTTGCCGCTACCCCCTCAATGACACCATGAAATTGCTAGCTGAAAGGAAGGCTGTCCCTGCCCCCTACTCTAAAAAAAGTCTTGGATCCCTGGAGTTCTATCCTTACAGCTCTGAGCAGAGAG GCCACAAAGCCAGAGACGTTCTGAATCTGAAGGCCCGTCTAGCAAGAG ATGTGACCTTCTCCCAGTTCTATCGGGAGTTCCCAGTGTCCAAGTCTGGGCTGGAGCCCTTGTTCCTGGAGGTTGTGCTCCTCCACCACCAGAACCTGGCTGACCACCTCATCCTGCGGGACTGCTGGGCCACAGAGACCCCTGAACTGGACGCCACCCCTCAATGGGACCTGGTCACTGACGG CTGCCTGGTCAGTGGCGACTCCAAGATCCGGTTCCACCCAGTGTCTGCCAGCGCTCTCACCAAGAGCCCCCACCACCTCAAGAGGCTTGAGGTCCAGGCTCAGTCTGTTGCAAACCGTGCCCTGTGGCAACAG ATGTACTTCCACTGTCTAGCTGTGGTTTGTGCTTCTGAAAAGGCAGGTGTCTGCAATAAGACCTGTATCGCTGGAGACAAGAGATCAG CCCGCAGTGTTGAGCTGGCTGACTCTGTCAAAGGCTATATTTCTGCTGGACCAGTCCAAATTGTTCCTGAGGGGGAAGTTGCCAGTGTTCAAGCAGCCG GTGCGACTCCTCCTCTGGTCCCCTATATTCCAGTCTTGGGAGTTGCAGTGGGAGTCCTTCTACTTGCTGTTGTAGTGTTTGCTGCCAAAGCTATGAGATGTTGggtttctatttaa